TCCAGTGTGTGAAtcggtttgtttttatttccaggcCTCACATCATTCTAAAACTATTTCATCTGCTCGCTGTCCTGATGTCAGCTTGAGCTTTCTGggaagtctctttttttttttctttgcacagCACTGAAGGACAAAGTGAATCACAAATGAGGCTTTATGTTCAAAAAAAGTGCAAATTCATTCAAAGTTCAGCAACTGTATCCATCTAATGAAGAGAAAATGTACAGTAAAATTCTGACGCTGTGGCCCTTTGTCATAAAAGGCTCAGAATCGCCAGGTCAAACAAACCGTCGGACAACTGCAGAACTGTAACAGTATCATTTTACAAAGAGGGAGCCAGAGGAAGGCTTTGGAGTTCATCACATGCTTCTTTGATCCGCGTCGAGCACGTGCTTTGGCTCCGTCCCCTGTACTTTAAAACCCTGTGTCAGTGGGGAACAGGCAGCCACAGACTGTTCCTGAAAAACCGTCCAGCAAAAGTAGCACAATCCCAATCAATAAGGAGTCTCTAAGCTGTCCAGCAGTTCAGGCGCAGTGAAAGAGAAGTTCACAAACTCCTCCTGGTTGATGGAAGGAATCAGAGGGTCATCGATCGGCGTTAAGGTGGGTTCTTCTTGGGTAAAATCGGGGTCGAAGTTGTTCACATCTTCTGGCGTTTTCTGTGAAGGCACCACAAAGATTTAATCAGGAGCATTTTAAACAATCATTTTCACACTTCTGGAATCCTTCAGAGGGACTCACAATCCTGGGCTTAAACGGAGGCTCCAGTTCTCTGCGGTTCAGCTTCTCCCAGTCGATGCCATTGAAGAAGGGGTGGCTGATAATAGCAGTCTCGCCGCCTTCTGAGGCTACGCAGCCCAGACGGTGTGCTGAATTTTTAGTGAGTAACTGTAAAAGTAAGTCAAATTTATTTGTATAGCACATTTCAAACCAGAGTGCTTTACAACCAGTGTAGGCAGAACAAAACATAAAAGgcattaataaaaacacattgcTTCTACCAGAAATACACagagaataaataaaaggtGGATCTATAACCACAAATGGCAAAATCAGGGATAGAAATATAGaggaaaaaggaagcaaaatgcATATGAGGTGGCATTAATTGTCCAGATTACTGGCACAGACTTGGACTGAGTGCCAAGTCAGGATGACATCCCATCCCCTCCTCTACCAACACCACACCCACCATTGGGCCTGGTGCTGTAACCTCAGCCTCAAAGTTCAAGAATATCCAAGATGTCCCAACTTTCTGGAGTCGTGTACAATAGAGCAGTGAATCACCTGTtgagtgtttttttctctctctttgaccagagaagatggagatgagCAAGGGGGAGAACAGAAAATGGAATGCTTTTGTTTGAAGGTGCTTCTGGgagcaaaatgagaaaaatgtgtgGTCTGACCATTTGCTGCAGCTATAAACACCACAGGCTACCAAAGGCCTAGATGAGTATACATGTCAGCagctggaccacagcagggACTAACATGAATGAAGTTGTAGCAGTAGGGGAATACATACATACTACATGCTGCGTCAGGTTTGCACAATTAAATTTCATCCCGCTGTTGAGCAACAGCGCCTGGTGACTCAACATGCTGAGGCTTGAATCGATTCTGTTTGACGTCTGCGCTACGCTTCAAACAAAATAATGTTTTGGTTTACTGCCTTTGTGCACACAGTCGATTTCCTGCATCGCATTCATTTTCTGAACTGTAATCTTATACATGTGCCAACTCTGGCTAATGGCACCACATCAAAAGTATCATATGGCATCATCTTCGTGGTGGGAATTACAGAGCAGGACGGTCCAGCAGGGGTGACTCAGTTCATGAAGTTAGACCGCTTAACATGAGGTAAACCTTTCCACCAAAGGTGATGCCATCTTTTCAGATCAGCTGCACATCTGTAACATGCTGCGTCAGTTGTCAgaaaggtttcttttttttttttttatttaaaatattttcgtTTGCAATGGTAAATAGTTTATGGTAATCCAATAGGACTCCTGATGTATGCTTCTGTCGTGCCCTGTCTTGAGTTATACATACAAATAAGGGCAGCATTTTTGGGTCCATTTTATCCCACTTTCTAATATTTTGCTAAATCAATGGTTGTTGAAACACATAATGAAACAAAATAAGATCCTAAAAGCCATAGTAAGTAGTTCATTTCCCATTTAGGAACCAACAGTAAAGGCTCCCAAGTCTGGCAAGTTAAGACAGCGAACCTGCTTCCAAGAGTGGGGAGATCCATGCAGTGGATCAACCTGTAGTAAAAATAGGACGGCGGCGTCCAAATCCACTCACACCGGCCTGTGTTTATGTAACATGTGACACTGAGAGCTTTGACACAAATCACGAGGAGAAGATTGCTCTGGTGTCTCCTTAAGAGTGTTGGCCTGTGGACTAGGATAAGACGGGCCAATGGAGTGCAAGCaccggagggatggagggacacGTTGCTGTCATATTTATAGCTTGTGGGCTGTAGCTGGGCAGCGGACTATGCCTTAATATAGTTATATAAGAGACCCAGGCCAAACAGCTGGCCGACAGAGCACAACAGAGCTGCCAATCACTCGGCACAGCATGAAGGACAACAACTACCAAATCCTGATGATGGACATTCAGAGGACTGTTGACTTCACAAGTTAAGCTAGCAACTTGAAAACCGAGACAGGAAGCCAGATCATTATTTAAGGATCATGAAAATGAATGcatttggttaaaaaaaggttttattaaacaGCCTGCTATGTACAAAACAGAGGGGTGAAACAGACTTACTGCTTTGAGTATGTTTGTGGCCTCTGTGCTGAGCCAAGATGCATAAATGACCTCTTCATTGAGGATGGACTCAAAGAGATCATCTTCATTCTCAGCCTCAAAGGGGGCGTGCCCTGACAGCATCTCATACAGCAGCACCCCCAGAGCCCACCAATCCACAGAGGGCCCGTACAGCATCTCCTGTAGAATCTGTGAAAACATTTCACCgtcagagcacagaaaggcctGTGTCCGTGCTGGATGAGGACACGTTTGTGTCCTCAGAGCAGCAAAGGCGTCTTTCATAACttcacaaacgcacacacattctcggtaaggggggaaaaaaagatgcctCTCAAATGCAAGGACACAAGAACATCTAATCCCTCATTATAAAAACCAGGCATGCCTGCGACAGGATGAGGACTTGTCAAGTCAACAGTGCCAGTTCCAAGCTGACCTCACAAGTATACTGCCTTCCCATCAGACACGAGGGAGCTTGAGTGGCAGCACTAACCACAGGCTGTGACGCCAGACGAGACAAAATGTCGGAACTGGAAACGTCATGTGAACTCAGCTGACCCAAGACTCAAACATGGCTGAATTTATTCTTTATGAGTCTTTTAAGTCTATTTCTGTTGAGCACTTGTAAAATCTGACCTCTGGAGCGATGTAATCTGGGGTCCCACAGAAGGTTCCAGTGGCTGCACCTTCAAATATGCCCTCTTTGCACATGCCGAAGTCTGCCAGCTTACAGTGTCCATCTTTGTCCAGGAGAACATTGTCCAATTTTAGATCCCTGAATGggaaaaaataatatatttgtATTAAGGCATTCATGACAGGCCTGTCGTGCCGGGACAGGACTTCTGAGGACAAATGTCTGTCCTCTGTTGACAGACGAGGCTGCCCGACCATTAAATAACGGTCAGGATATGTCTGACATGTCCATGTGACCACTGTGTCTTCCAAGCAGGAAAAGGTTCCGTTATATAAATATTCTGTTTGCATGGAAAACAAAGCTGAAGTTGATTTTGTTTCTCCCACAATGCGCTCACAGGAACCATTAGAGCATCGCTAACAGCTATTTTAGGATTTTAATCCATCATCGAAGCATGGAATAAAGTCTCGGTCttattttagattattattCCACATTTAATCAAAAGGGTTAGTTTGCTTCTCAGGTTTAGGCCACAAAGTGATAGCAGAAGTCTCAAACACTCCTCGTCATGCACCACTTGCTCAGTTTTGGACACATGAATCTGGTTCGCTTCACTGTGAGCAGATTGTGTAAGTGTCTCAGATGCTCGACCCTCAAATTAACTGCACCACTGACCAACTGTGAATGAAGAGACACACCAGTGCATTTCCTGCACTGTAGACATATCTGTCAATGCAGCTTGTGACACATTACTTCCTGccgttttaatttttttttttttttaattcctcagTAAACAACCCAGGACCACACATTCGCTGTGTAAAGACCCTTTCAGTGGTGCCTGGTGAGGACAGGTTGCACTTTTGAGTGGGATCAGACAAGTAGGGGCTACTGAAACTCCCTCTAAAGAATTGACAGGAATGTCGAAAAAAATTTACACCACCAGGGAAATTTCCAAAGAACTGAGGCTGAATGCTGAACAACGCTATGACGCAAAATCAAGTTTCCCATTTCTGTATGACACAAAGACAACATCTGGATAACATCCTCATAAAATTTGCACAGAAGCACTTTTGATTAGAAAGGTTATAGAAAGTACTCAActggaatcatttttaaaatagttttatccCTGCGAACATGGCTTATTCTTCAAAAGGCAACGAGATCTAAGAGTTCCGTAAACCCATAATACACACAGATGTTCCTAACTGGACTGCCAGCATCGAGCAGCTGTTCATGATACCGTGTTCGCCTTATTGTATTCATCTTTATCCATATACAGGTATCACCTTCatagctgtatactgacctactgaccccgctgaccactcaactcctacaccagcagcttgtactgtattattaatgtacttgcatgatctctacctattctctcctctacctgtcctcccccctctcctctctctctacccagccccccatcagcaggagggtccccctacatgagcctggtcctgctcaaggtttcttcctgttaaaggggagtttttccttaccactgttgcttgttgggggtcaggccctgggattctgtaaagcgcctagagacgattttgattgtaacagacgagTGATTAATGTGGGTTTGTCTTCTTCAAATTGATAAATTCAAGTAGTTTGTGTTCTGAGAACTTGCACAGTAGGTGGGACAACATTGGACTTCCACAGAAATGGACACTGTGGCAAGACAGAAAGCTTAGACTAACAGAATTACACACATATTACACAACACTGTCACTGAGGATAAAACTCATCTCCTATAAAGGAAGAGCATCGCATTACTAATGTGCAGACAACCTGTTTTTGCTGTAGCATGCCAGGAGCATATGGCCTCTGAAGAAAAACCTCATGTTATGTtatgcagacagaaagacacacaggTACATTTCACCACAAAGTCCCCATCATGATCCTGAAATAGGAGTAATAAGATTAccatataaataaaatacaatgaaTCATTTCGGGCATCTTTCACGTAAACTAAAAACTGAATTGCGAAACCCCCAGTCGCAGTgtgcaatatatatatatacagtatatatgataATGATGTCAAAAATGAAGCGTTAGGTGGGCAGTCTGCACTGTGAGGGCCCCGTGGAGAATTTAACAACTCTGTGTTCTGCTCACATGTTGGACAATTATAAACAACAGCCTATTTTTCAGAGGCCCAGAGGAAGCCGTTTGTGGTGGGGGGAATTAAAGTTTATTTTCCCCGACGCAAACAGTGTTTTGGAAAGATCCTGATCCAGACCTGTAGAGGATTCCTTTGCCGTGCAGGAACATGAGCGCAGAAGTGATCTCTGCGGTGTAGAAACGTGCTCTGGGCTCTTCAAACTTCCTGGATTTCTGGATGTGGAACATAAGATCGCCACCGTTTACAAACTCCATCACAAAGAAGAGACGGTCctgcagagaaggaaaggaCATTTCCACATGACCACCCAAAAGGCAATAATCTCACAGAGACCCCGGCGTTATTAAACGGCCCCAGAACCCATAACTGTGGACATGCTGAGATGGCTCCGAGGATGATACTTTGGTTCCTCATAAATTTCACATGTCTATTTAATGGATTTTGGTGCAGCTGAATAGCCACAGTTAAAAAGTCAGCCGTGCAAAAAAAACACTGATCAAACCCATAAATCTTTCCTTCTCATCAAAGGCTGCGGTCAATATGGGTCTAGAAAATGAGAGCCCAGAGGGGTGCAAAACAAATCCACAGGAGAACGTGATGTACAAGTCTGCCGGTGAAGCCTCCTGAAGTGATCGGTGTATACAACCGCAGCTGACTCGGCTGGGCTGCCCTGTGGTTTCCTGGGTGGCTGTTTACCCCAAGATTAGTGCtatatcattaaaaaaatatgctGCACAAGCAGAGCAGGCTGGCAGGGCGCTGTGTGAGGTCTTAATGTGGGAGCTTCAGGAATCCTTTCACTCAGACTGTAACCTTTTCTGACAGAAAGGTGTGCATcttaaagatatttaaagttTTAGAgctcatttgtcttttttatctGAAAGTCTCCTTAAATTGATCATTTCCATGTCACAACTCATGAATGGCTGGTTTGGGAATCTCCAGAGTTCAGTCTTTCTAATGATTTTGCGAGACCAAGCTCCTGTGAAGTGAGCGAAGCAGAGAGGCCTGGCAGTGAAAGATAAGCTTTAATTTATCTTTGCGAATGATAAATTGCCAAGTTGAAGGACAATCCTCCCGAGACGCATCATTAGTGGAAATGTGACATACGAGAAAAAGTGTGGGCCGCGTCCACATTCCCACAGGGGGGAAAACACATTTACGGTCTGTATAAATCAAGTTTCGAGAAACAGCAACATGAATTTCACAGAACTTAACATTGTAAAAGGAAAATCTGAGGCTTTCGTTTAAATAAATGACCAAAAACACCTTGCTATGAGGGAATATTGCCCATCATTTTAAGAAACTACCTACTTAGAAAAAAGGTGACAATAAGAGCTGTTCAACCACTGAGACATTACCAGGCAAATCCACCTTTTGTGTGTACTTTGTACCTTCAGCATCCCCAAGTTAATACTTCAGTTACAGCATATCTATTTTGGCTCAGCTTTAGTAGGTCAGGAGCAGTTCAAAGAATGAAAGCAGATTATGTTCGTCCTGCCTGTGCAGGTCCGACAGGAAAACCTCCCATCAGCCCTCAACCCGAGTCTAGAacgctgctgccacctgctggacaatgTCCGCGCTACAAATCTCAGCAAATTCCCATTGTTTTTAACAGTCAGTAAAAAGTGAATTATACTAATAATACTAATTATGCAATACATACTAATTATGCAATACCATAGAATAATGATAAACTCATAGATCAAATCGTTGCATATGACAGGAGGAAAATATAATAAGGGTGATTACTCTTAGCTGGATTAAAAAAGCTGCGTGGTTAAAGAGTTACGTGTGCTCACCGATGTCTGGAAGCAGCAGTACAGCTGAGTGAGGTACGGGTGACATCGCGCCAGCGACAGAACCCTTTTTTCCGTCATCGTACACTCTACGTCATCATCCTGCAAAATGATGTCCTTCTTCAGCACCTTGACGGCAAAAACCAGGTCTCTGCTGTTCAGCTTTGCTAGCATCACCTGGAGAAACATCAGAGATGAAGGATGGAGGTTTGCAGACTATGTTTGATATCTGCCATCATGCCCACTCAAACTGTAAATAAAGGGGGTTCATTTTGCTCGGCTGGagtattttaacatttaaatctaAATACTTGCAAAACCTTAGTGGATTTAACATCTCTTAATGCTGTTAGATGCACCTTGCCAAAGCTGCCCTTGCCAAGGACTTGAAGAAATGTGAAGTCTGAGATTCCCAGTTGAGGGACCTTCTGCTGGACTTCCTTCGCCTCCCTCCTTTCAGCTGGCTTCCTCATCTGAACTGAACTTTTACTCTATTGATGCAGCACAAACATACACAAATACACGCACGTCATTTAGTAATGTCGCATGATGGAAAGACGATGCTTTAAATCATGGAAGTCGGCGCACCAATGAGTTGCGTTTGGAGATCCCTTCGGCCTGCAGCCCCATCTCTGCCAGCTTGTTGGCCAGCTCCACACTGTTGACCCCACAGCTGGGAGCCACGTTGGTTTTGCAGCGGATGTGAACGTTCATTTTACACACTGAGGAGTAAAACAAACGCAGAGGGTTGATTTAGACACCGGTGAGCCTGACATTGGCTCCGCACGCCGAGGCAGGTCTTACTTTTACAGTGCAGCCCCTGCTTCACAATCCCCCACAGCAGCGAGCCGCAGTGGTCGCAGAAGGTGGGCGACTTGTagttgtggatgttgaacttgTGAGGGATGTTGATGCCGAACCCTTGGTTTGGGGGCTGGTGAGAGATGGCATCGTGTGAGCAACGCCCAGCGAGCTGACTCTGTGCGCTCAGTATGCTAATTTTAACCTTAACGTGGCAGCGGAGGGGGTGTGGTGACAAATGTTTGCTCCCCGGTCGGTCACAGAGGGACCTCGTTTCAATTTACTGCTGTATTTGCTTCTCTGAATTTCCCAAAGGAACAGAAACTTGTAATGCCCAGCAATGCATGGCTGAACCAGGCAAACATGCAATGGCAAATGTAGAAGCAGGTACATTTGTGTatttatagaaaaaaaagagcacagtGAAGTGTCCCAGCTCAGTGAGCAGAAACAGGAACTGACAATGTGCTTAACAGCAGGTGTTAATAAAAACGACGTGtgtcagtttgtgtgtgtgtgtgtgtgtgtgtgtgtgtgtgtgtgggctgttCGGCATATCTGTCATCTTCTGCCTTCCTGTGTTACTGCTCACATTGACATTTGTCTTGTTCATATGATGACCAACCAGGAACTGTTAAAGAACCTTATTAacatgtatgtgtatgtatatgtatgtgtgtgagtgagtgagtgagtgtgtcaCCTGTTCTTTTGTAGTTTTCTTCATGCGTGGGCACACAGTGACGACCAGTTCGTGGCATCGTTTGTGAACCACACAGGTGCACACTGGGAAAACGACCAATCaaatgtttaaagtttaaaatgataaatgatctACTCATTTTGATGCTGAattgaggatggggggggggggggtgagagaatTGAGCTTCTTTGAACATTCAAGAAAGGAAGAAACTGCATCTATAAATGAGAATGTGAGATGTGCGCCTGCATTGGCGTCAgtccacaaccccccccccccccccccccgccaaacTCCCATCAACACAAACTGAGTGAATTTATATTTTCTGTGGGAATTTCATTAGAACACGACGGGATCTACTCACTCTGACACTGGTAACCCTGCTTTCCAAACACACCCCTGtggacagagacacaaacagagagGCTTTCATCACACGGCCGCACAGACATGGCGGACACAACGCGCAGGCAG
Above is a genomic segment from Takifugu rubripes chromosome 2, fTakRub1.2, whole genome shotgun sequence containing:
- the prkcha gene encoding protein kinase C eta type, whose product is MKFNGYLKLRIGEAVDLKPTTFSLRHSVIFNKAPPALDPYIVVKVDDYKIGQTHTKQKTNTPTYNEEFCLSVMNGKQVEMAVFHDTPIGYDDFVANCIMRFEDLIKTSNTGETFEGWLDLEPEGKVYIHISLTGSFIDDEATVKEKTYKQFTRKRQGAVRRKIHQVNGHKFMSTFLRQPTFCFHCKEFIWGVFGKQGYQCQMCTCVVHKRCHELVVTVCPRMKKTTKEQPPNQGFGINIPHKFNIHNYKSPTFCDHCGSLLWGIVKQGLHCKMCKMNVHIRCKTNVAPSCGVNSVELANKLAEMGLQAEGISKRNSLSKSSVQMRKPAERREAKEVQQKVPQLGISDFTFLQVLGKGSFGKVMLAKLNSRDLVFAVKVLKKDIILQDDDVECTMTEKRVLSLARCHPYLTQLYCCFQTSDRLFFVMEFVNGGDLMFHIQKSRKFEEPRARFYTAEITSALMFLHGKGILYRDLKLDNVLLDKDGHCKLADFGMCKEGIFEGAATGTFCGTPDYIAPEILQEMLYGPSVDWWALGVLLYEMLSGHAPFEAENEDDLFESILNEEVIYASWLSTEATNILKALLTKNSAHRLGCVASEGGETAIISHPFFNGIDWEKLNRRELEPPFKPRIKTPEDVNNFDPDFTQEEPTLTPIDDPLIPSINQEEFVNFSFTAPELLDSLETPY